The Marivivens sp. LCG002 genome contains a region encoding:
- a CDS encoding FliG C-terminal domain-containing protein produces MLDGPMAQSVNKRRKAAIILRYLIDKGSPLPLDALPEDVQVSLTKELGDLPDVDQDTLSRIVAEFNAELEALALPSGNGLRAAAESLSPYLSSAAQNRLRAETLGAPSLDPWTRLAALDPETRARVASVEAPEVGAIWLSKLPVTEAADLLRALSGPTARRIAQTMSRVEVTPPQVILAIGHALADAHCIERPKGFDTPSGKRVADILNSADSATRDAILGALEEDTPEFASAVRESIFTFADIAERIEPKDMPSILRGIPQDLLVSGLAFAMSQGSKTEAIAEFILANISKRLSTALCEEIAERGTVSAKDGEDAHKALVTAIKSLEASGDITLRQKQNG; encoded by the coding sequence ATGCTCGATGGCCCTATGGCGCAATCCGTGAACAAACGGCGCAAAGCCGCAATCATCCTTCGCTACCTCATCGACAAGGGCAGCCCGCTGCCGCTCGATGCCCTGCCCGAGGATGTTCAGGTCTCGCTGACCAAAGAGCTTGGCGATTTGCCCGATGTGGATCAGGACACGCTCTCGCGTATCGTCGCCGAATTCAATGCCGAGCTCGAGGCTCTTGCGCTGCCCTCGGGCAATGGGCTTCGGGCGGCGGCGGAAAGCCTATCTCCCTATCTGAGCAGTGCGGCCCAAAATCGGCTCCGCGCCGAAACCCTTGGCGCGCCCTCGCTTGATCCATGGACGCGGCTTGCCGCACTCGATCCCGAAACGCGGGCGCGCGTCGCATCAGTCGAAGCGCCCGAAGTGGGGGCGATCTGGCTCTCCAAACTTCCCGTGACCGAGGCTGCCGACCTTTTGCGGGCGCTGAGCGGGCCGACCGCCAGACGCATCGCCCAAACCATGTCCCGCGTCGAAGTCACCCCGCCCCAAGTGATCCTCGCCATCGGCCATGCCTTGGCCGACGCCCATTGTATCGAACGGCCAAAGGGATTTGACACGCCTTCGGGCAAACGGGTGGCCGATATCCTGAACTCGGCCGACAGCGCCACGCGCGACGCCATTCTCGGCGCGCTCGAAGAGGATACGCCGGAATTTGCAAGCGCCGTGCGCGAGTCGATCTTTACCTTTGCCGATATCGCCGAACGGATCGAACCCAAGGATATGCCAAGCATCCTGCGCGGCATTCCCCAAGACCTGCTCGTCAGCGGGCTGGCCTTTGCCATGTCCCAAGGCAGCAAGACCGAGGCCATCGCCGAATTCATCCTCGCCAATATCTCGAAACGCCTCTCCACCGCGCTTTGCGAAGAGATCGCGGAGCGCGGCACCGTGTCTGCCAAGGACGGCGAAGATGCGCACAAGGCGCTTGTCACCGCCATCA